The following proteins are encoded in a genomic region of Desulfosoma sp.:
- a CDS encoding precorrin-8X methylmutase: MTSQPFNPESLATPLVSAGKNIEEESFRIIDAEMGPHSFPPDHWSIVRRVIHTTGDFEFARLIQFHPQAVTAGCEALRRGATIYADTRMIQVGLSSSRLQWFGNTVVVPSSEAGVPELAESLGITRSAAAFRYLASRLNGAIVAVGNAPTALLETLQLIESEQIRPALVIGVPVGFVQAETSKEALWRCVKVPFITVLGRKGGSPVAVAIVHALLELARAETPKHDGPQKEASRS, translated from the coding sequence ATGACTTCACAACCTTTCAACCCCGAAAGTTTGGCGACACCGCTGGTTTCGGCGGGAAAAAACATCGAAGAAGAAAGCTTTCGAATCATCGACGCTGAAATGGGGCCGCACAGCTTTCCACCGGATCACTGGTCCATTGTGCGGCGCGTGATTCATACCACGGGCGATTTTGAATTCGCCCGGCTTATCCAATTTCATCCTCAGGCCGTCACAGCCGGTTGCGAGGCATTACGCCGAGGCGCCACCATTTATGCGGACACACGCATGATCCAGGTAGGTCTTTCTTCCTCAAGGCTTCAATGGTTCGGCAACACCGTGGTGGTCCCCTCATCGGAGGCGGGCGTGCCTGAACTGGCGGAATCCTTGGGGATTACTCGGTCCGCGGCCGCTTTTCGTTATTTAGCTTCAAGACTCAACGGAGCGATCGTGGCCGTCGGGAATGCACCGACGGCACTCCTGGAAACGCTTCAGCTTATCGAAAGTGAGCAGATTCGACCGGCTTTGGTCATAGGTGTTCCGGTTGGATTTGTTCAAGCAGAGACTTCTAAAGAGGCTCTGTGGCGCTGTGTGAAGGTGCCTTTCATCACGGTGCTCGGCCGGAAAGGGGGAAGTCCCGTCGCCGTAGCCATTGTGCATGCCCTCTTGGAATTGGCTCGAGCCGAAACGCCTAAACATGACGGGCCACAAAAGGAAGCGTCCCGATCATGA
- a CDS encoding DUF4139 domain-containing protein, protein MNVRRPWLLCAGLILWSLIGPGPSLAVVQERSVTISQNGLALFREVDTVAVPPGRHTVVLEGFPQTMDPQTLWVRPLNEAETFVSYTLASHFRPVTENQLLKSYVGKPLDLVMTNPKGSLDARMVRRVQLVSEGGEGGSPVFLTEEGVYAGEYHGIFFPSLPEELSVTPKAFWDVENKGKAPVEVQAERLYEAGGLQWKALYTLTMNEEASRATLEGRIFLHNTTDMDFPGVKVLLLAGDLRKVPKRSRLPMAPMGDMVGAAKAEAVEEAAVFEYHLYRLAEPLNLKSGDPVQVPWVKASAVPVERRLVSTGNGSSAEWGSERKESRKQPVRVLIDLQNEEASGLGMPLPAGVVTARMITPVGEAIPLGEDAIEHTPVHGTLRLEFGRSFDVQVERVLEDAKKIGQNVQRLRWTLIVKNAKAQQERVFLEERLSGDWKIVQSSQPHEKVHAGLVRFPVDVPAQGQVQVTYEVEITTR, encoded by the coding sequence ATGAACGTTCGTCGTCCATGGCTTCTTTGTGCCGGTTTGATCCTGTGGTCCCTGATCGGACCCGGCCCAAGCCTCGCCGTGGTCCAAGAAAGATCCGTAACCATCAGCCAGAACGGCCTCGCGCTGTTCCGGGAAGTGGACACGGTGGCTGTTCCTCCCGGACGGCACACGGTGGTGCTGGAAGGCTTTCCTCAGACCATGGATCCTCAGACCCTGTGGGTTCGGCCTTTAAACGAAGCGGAAACCTTTGTCTCGTACACGTTGGCGAGCCATTTTCGACCCGTGACGGAAAACCAATTGCTCAAGAGCTATGTCGGAAAACCACTGGATCTGGTCATGACCAATCCTAAAGGAAGCCTGGACGCTCGCATGGTGCGCCGGGTTCAATTGGTTTCCGAGGGGGGGGAAGGAGGATCTCCGGTATTTCTCACGGAAGAAGGCGTCTATGCGGGGGAGTACCATGGCATCTTTTTCCCGTCCCTTCCCGAGGAACTGAGTGTGACGCCCAAAGCTTTTTGGGATGTGGAAAACAAAGGGAAAGCTCCGGTGGAAGTGCAGGCCGAACGCCTGTATGAAGCCGGTGGCCTGCAATGGAAGGCTCTCTACACACTCACCATGAACGAAGAAGCTTCTCGTGCCACCCTGGAAGGTCGTATTTTTTTGCATAACACCACCGACATGGATTTTCCCGGCGTAAAAGTGCTCCTTTTAGCCGGAGATCTGCGTAAAGTGCCCAAGCGGAGTCGCCTACCCATGGCGCCCATGGGCGACATGGTTGGAGCGGCCAAGGCGGAGGCAGTGGAAGAAGCGGCTGTTTTTGAGTATCACTTGTACAGGCTTGCCGAACCTTTGAACCTGAAGAGCGGAGACCCCGTGCAGGTGCCTTGGGTCAAAGCCTCGGCGGTTCCTGTGGAACGACGTCTGGTGAGCACGGGGAACGGATCGAGCGCCGAATGGGGTTCGGAACGCAAGGAAAGTCGAAAGCAGCCGGTTCGAGTCCTCATCGACCTACAGAACGAGGAGGCATCCGGGCTCGGAATGCCTCTTCCGGCAGGCGTCGTGACTGCCCGTATGATCACGCCTGTAGGGGAGGCCATTCCCCTGGGTGAAGATGCCATCGAACATACCCCCGTGCATGGGACGCTTCGTCTGGAATTCGGCCGCTCCTTTGACGTCCAGGTGGAACGCGTCCTCGAGGACGCCAAAAAGATCGGCCAAAACGTGCAGCGCCTCCGTTGGACCTTGATTGTCAAGAACGCCAAAGCGCAACAGGAACGCGTGTTCTTGGAGGAGAGACTCTCGGGGGATTGGAAAATCGTCCAGTCGAGTCAGCCGCATGAAAAGGTTCATGCAGGGCTGGTGCGTTTTCCCGTGGATGTGCCCGCTCAAGGTCAGGTGCAGGTCACTTACGAGGTGGAAATCACGACACGTTGA
- a CDS encoding helix-hairpin-helix domain-containing protein, translated as MKAISPSTPRNKAAWCLLLLAACIALCAGPALSQQQTSTPGKSSNLININTADAKQLEALPGIGPAIAERIVQYRQAHGPFKNPEDIKNVQGIGEKKYEAIKDLITTK; from the coding sequence ATGAAAGCCATCAGCCCGTCGACGCCACGAAACAAGGCGGCATGGTGTCTCCTTCTTTTAGCCGCCTGCATCGCCTTGTGTGCTGGACCCGCCTTAAGTCAACAACAAACTTCAACCCCAGGAAAATCGTCCAATCTCATCAATATCAACACCGCCGATGCCAAACAGCTTGAAGCGCTTCCCGGAATCGGACCCGCCATCGCCGAGCGCATCGTTCAGTATCGTCAAGCCCACGGCCCCTTTAAGAATCCAGAAGACATCAAGAATGTTCAGGGGATCGGCGAAAAGAAATATGAAGCCATCAAGGACCTGATCACCACAAAGTAA
- a CDS encoding helical backbone metal receptor, whose product MALPTGKRKLLCFLMGILCWLLVSLGEAAVQIIDDTGRTVRLEAPARRVIPLYGAFAEMLYAIGAEDTLAARTQADSYPSEISKLPSIGTHMRPNVEMILGLQPDLVVQSASRRAASPELARLEEAGIPIVVFAPKTFEGVFAVMERLGLLVGRTEQARTAIEALRQRLEAVRSTCRAAPHRPRVVFEIRSNPLAVAGQGGMPQAIMETVGAVNAVSQSEAIVPMSVENLLALDPDVYIVQKGPMNPNPSHPKDRAHFDRLRAVQRNHVLVVDEALYSRPGPRAVKAAEDLARRLYPSLFP is encoded by the coding sequence ATGGCTTTGCCGACAGGAAAACGAAAACTCTTGTGCTTTCTCATGGGAATCCTGTGCTGGCTGTTAGTATCTTTGGGTGAGGCAGCCGTGCAGATCATAGACGATACGGGGCGAACCGTGCGTCTCGAGGCTCCGGCACGCCGCGTCATTCCTCTCTATGGAGCCTTCGCGGAAATGCTTTACGCCATTGGGGCCGAAGACACTCTTGCGGCTCGCACGCAGGCGGACTCTTACCCTTCGGAAATTTCCAAGCTCCCTTCCATAGGAACCCACATGCGTCCCAATGTGGAGATGATCCTGGGTCTGCAACCGGACCTCGTGGTCCAAAGCGCCAGCCGTCGTGCTGCCTCTCCCGAACTGGCCCGCTTGGAAGAAGCGGGCATTCCCATAGTGGTTTTTGCACCGAAGACTTTTGAGGGGGTCTTTGCCGTCATGGAGCGGCTCGGCCTATTGGTCGGCCGAACCGAGCAAGCTCGAACCGCTATCGAAGCCCTGCGCCAACGGCTTGAAGCTGTTCGGTCCACCTGTCGTGCGGCTCCTCATCGGCCACGCGTCGTGTTTGAAATCCGTTCCAATCCTCTGGCCGTAGCGGGCCAAGGGGGTATGCCTCAAGCGATCATGGAAACCGTCGGCGCCGTCAATGCGGTGTCCCAGTCGGAGGCCATCGTGCCGATGTCCGTGGAAAACCTTCTGGCATTAGACCCGGATGTGTACATTGTCCAGAAAGGTCCCATGAACCCGAATCCCAGTCATCCCAAAGACCGTGCCCATTTCGATCGATTACGCGCCGTCCAACGGAACCATGTCCTGGTGGTGGATGAAGCGCTGTATTCCCGTCCCGGGCCACGAGCCGTCAAGGCCGCTGAAGATCTGGCTCGTCGGCTGTATCCCTCTTTGTTTCCTTGA
- a CDS encoding ABC transporter ATP-binding protein, with the protein MIQVEQLHCGYPDRKVLQDVNLVIDAGDFVGVLGPNGSGKTTFILALSGVLPIAFGSVRWNGRPLKSLTPRERARLMAVVPQDIHVPYPFSCRDVVAMGRYPYQKRGSRETPEDRKIIEQAMEWTDTVHLAQRPITMLSGGERQRVFVAKALAQNTPVLLLDEAVSAMDVHRKLQIFDLLKTLQEKEKRTIVFVLHDINTAAVFCRRLVFLKHGRILADGSTEEVLQPRILEEVYETSAMVYPVPGWNNVRQVFFSRGKMTRENGAGGDL; encoded by the coding sequence GTGATTCAGGTCGAACAGCTCCACTGCGGATATCCGGATCGTAAGGTCTTGCAGGACGTCAATCTCGTTATTGACGCAGGAGATTTCGTAGGCGTTTTGGGCCCCAACGGATCTGGAAAAACCACATTCATCCTAGCTCTTTCCGGGGTGTTACCCATTGCTTTTGGAAGTGTTCGATGGAACGGGCGCCCTTTGAAGAGTCTGACCCCTCGGGAAAGAGCCCGCCTTATGGCTGTGGTTCCCCAAGATATTCATGTGCCTTATCCTTTCTCGTGCCGAGATGTGGTGGCCATGGGCCGATACCCTTATCAGAAAAGAGGTTCCCGAGAAACACCGGAAGACAGAAAAATCATAGAACAAGCCATGGAATGGACCGACACTGTTCATCTGGCTCAAAGGCCCATAACCATGCTCAGCGGCGGGGAACGCCAAAGGGTTTTCGTGGCCAAAGCTTTGGCTCAGAACACTCCGGTTCTGCTCTTGGATGAAGCCGTCTCGGCCATGGACGTGCATCGCAAGCTTCAGATTTTTGATCTGCTCAAGACCTTGCAGGAAAAGGAAAAACGCACCATCGTCTTTGTGCTCCATGACATCAACACCGCGGCCGTTTTTTGCCGACGGCTCGTGTTTTTAAAACACGGTCGCATTCTAGCCGACGGATCGACCGAAGAGGTGTTGCAGCCAAGGATTCTGGAAGAAGTTTACGAAACTTCGGCTATGGTCTACCCTGTACCGGGTTGGAACAATGTCCGCCAGGTTTTTTTCTCGAGGGGCAAGATGACGCGGGAAAACGGAGCCGGGGGTGACCTGTAG
- the cobI gene encoding precorrin-2 C(20)-methyltransferase, with protein sequence MLGTLYGVGVGPGDPDLLTLKAVKILGRVGHVFAASSSSNDYSLALEIVRDHLREGVPVHFLDFPMTFDKDHLEKAWSANCDTVAARLESGVDVAFLTLGDPMTFSTFIYLWRKIRNRLPSVPVEIVPGITSYQAAAACAGVALAEAEETLTIISGAKGGRRLSEVLPFSDNVVLMKAYKQFPQILEQIRLLGLQDAVCFVSRCGLEGQVVEKDFDALQDLKPHYLSLLILKKGGNSP encoded by the coding sequence ATGCTGGGAACGCTTTACGGTGTCGGTGTCGGCCCCGGAGATCCGGATCTTTTGACCCTGAAAGCCGTTAAAATCTTGGGGCGTGTGGGCCACGTCTTTGCCGCTTCATCATCGTCCAACGATTACAGCCTGGCTTTGGAAATCGTTCGGGATCATCTTCGAGAAGGTGTGCCGGTGCATTTCCTGGATTTTCCCATGACTTTCGACAAGGACCATCTGGAAAAAGCGTGGAGCGCCAATTGCGACACTGTGGCGGCACGCCTCGAAAGCGGGGTGGATGTGGCCTTTTTAACCTTGGGCGACCCCATGACTTTCAGCACTTTCATTTATTTATGGCGCAAGATTCGGAATCGGCTGCCTTCAGTGCCTGTAGAAATCGTTCCGGGTATCACATCCTATCAGGCGGCTGCGGCATGCGCCGGCGTGGCCTTGGCGGAAGCGGAAGAAACCTTGACGATAATTTCCGGGGCCAAAGGCGGCCGTCGTCTTTCGGAAGTGCTTCCCTTTTCAGACAATGTGGTTCTCATGAAAGCCTACAAGCAGTTTCCTCAAATTTTGGAACAGATACGGCTTTTAGGCCTTCAAGACGCCGTCTGCTTTGTCAGTCGTTGCGGTCTGGAGGGTCAGGTGGTGGAAAAAGACTTCGACGCCCTTCAGGACCTTAAACCCCATTACCTTTCTCTTCTCATTCTCAAAAAAGGCGGGAATTCCCCCTAA
- a CDS encoding iron ABC transporter permease, protein MTSEKVWQIRLFWTATILLVPTLSFYGITLGPYTIEPDTLWRVLASVFHDSPSMLSEKDAVTAHYIVFQLRLARVALALLVGASLAVSGTVYQGLLLNPLADPFTLGVSTGAAFGASLTILFGWASWKLGGMSALPMMAFLGAVGALSLVLILGRLQGKIDSTTLVLAGIIVSTFLSAWISLLKSLHEESLSAIVFWIMGSLSGRSWRHVLAVLPYMLVGSWIIFLYARELDLLALGDTAALQSGVATDSVRRRLLGAASLMAAAAVAVSGVVGFIGLVVPHVARLCLGPRHRQLLPASMILGALLTLVSDTLARTILSDGREIPLGVVTAILGAPFFAYLLIHRKRSVML, encoded by the coding sequence ATGACTTCAGAAAAAGTGTGGCAAATTCGGCTGTTTTGGACGGCAACGATTCTTCTTGTTCCGACACTTTCTTTTTATGGTATCACCCTGGGACCCTACACCATTGAACCCGACACTTTATGGCGTGTCCTAGCTTCGGTTTTCCATGATTCCCCTTCCATGCTTTCAGAAAAAGACGCGGTCACGGCCCACTACATCGTTTTTCAGCTTCGCCTGGCACGGGTGGCTTTGGCTCTTCTCGTGGGAGCTTCTCTGGCCGTTTCCGGAACTGTTTATCAGGGTCTTCTGCTGAACCCTTTAGCGGATCCTTTTACTTTGGGCGTGTCGACTGGAGCGGCCTTTGGGGCTTCTTTGACCATCCTTTTCGGGTGGGCATCATGGAAACTTGGGGGCATGAGTGCCTTGCCCATGATGGCTTTTCTGGGAGCGGTCGGAGCCCTAAGCCTTGTTCTCATCTTAGGGCGTCTTCAGGGCAAAATAGATTCCACCACATTGGTTCTGGCCGGCATCATCGTTTCCACGTTTCTTTCAGCCTGGATCAGTCTGCTGAAGAGCCTTCACGAAGAATCCCTTTCGGCCATTGTCTTCTGGATCATGGGAAGCCTTTCGGGGCGCAGTTGGCGTCATGTGCTGGCCGTGCTTCCTTACATGTTGGTCGGATCCTGGATTATTTTCCTGTATGCTCGAGAATTGGATCTACTAGCTCTTGGAGACACGGCCGCCCTGCAAAGCGGCGTGGCTACGGATTCCGTACGACGACGTCTTCTGGGTGCCGCTTCCTTGATGGCGGCGGCGGCTGTGGCCGTAAGCGGTGTTGTGGGCTTCATCGGATTGGTGGTACCCCATGTGGCGCGTTTATGCCTCGGCCCCAGGCACCGGCAACTCCTGCCCGCGTCCATGATTCTCGGGGCTCTTTTAACTCTTGTGTCCGATACTCTGGCCCGAACCATCCTTTCCGACGGTCGAGAAATCCCTTTGGGCGTCGTGACGGCTATTCTCGGAGCCCCGTTTTTCGCCTATTTGCTCATCCATAGAAAAAGGTCCGTGATGTTGTGA
- a CDS encoding DUF3783 domain-containing protein, which produces MDQRPRLLVWNFTPEEKEKLDRMLELVKAPPAFTIAPHQGHLLVRDILHTDQVGSEPFECHEKIVLFYNIPQKGIFFLIQKFKDANLPKPIFAVVTEHSIDWPFSRLAAHLIEERRQARERLSRETTDETSS; this is translated from the coding sequence ATGGATCAGAGACCTCGACTGCTTGTCTGGAATTTCACGCCGGAAGAAAAAGAAAAACTGGACCGCATGCTGGAACTGGTCAAGGCTCCTCCGGCCTTCACCATTGCTCCACATCAAGGCCATCTGCTGGTTCGGGACATTCTTCACACAGATCAGGTGGGGAGCGAACCCTTTGAATGTCACGAAAAGATTGTGCTTTTTTATAACATTCCGCAAAAGGGAATTTTTTTTCTGATCCAAAAATTCAAGGACGCCAATCTTCCCAAGCCTATTTTTGCCGTGGTGACGGAACATTCCATTGATTGGCCCTTCAGCCGACTGGCAGCCCATCTCATCGAAGAACGGCGACAGGCTCGAGAACGCCTATCTCGAGAAACCACGGACGAAACCTCTTCATGA
- a CDS encoding HDOD domain-containing protein has protein sequence MIVPSGDMAICRQGHEVLEAYLGTCVGVALWDQEAGVGGLFHALLAEPLTASLDPPEPLRYASTGLPLFLDALGKKGAKPFRMRAAVAGGAIVGPSDEVQLDLQLGARTLERVELFLRAARIPVILSETGGTFTCCLRLHCRDWTPEIVPVGSHFFRPARSEKISKPDKEALERAIKDVKPIPQTAFKILSLLRSETYHMGEISREIRLDQVLAAKVLALCNSPVYGAPEKIDSLDRALVFLGERRILQMALSVFLSAVFPSRTGGYSLCKGGLFQHAVTTALGAEFMAKRLGLPQGRAYTYGLLHDIGKIVLDQLVAENAPLFYRQAQHGDRPLKEIEKEFFGMDHTEVGALLVQHWNIPMDVADVIAGHHSSKAEGVSATPEEVALITVADFITNRFLAGSQLERLDPRPVIPALQRCGMSPEGLEKMIAGMPLDLMRQQASGF, from the coding sequence GTGATTGTACCATCGGGCGATATGGCCATCTGCCGTCAAGGCCATGAAGTTCTTGAAGCTTATCTCGGCACTTGTGTGGGGGTGGCCCTGTGGGATCAGGAAGCCGGAGTGGGCGGCCTGTTCCACGCCCTCCTAGCCGAACCTCTCACCGCCAGCCTCGATCCTCCGGAACCTTTGCGTTACGCTTCCACAGGACTTCCCTTGTTCCTTGATGCCTTGGGGAAAAAAGGAGCCAAACCTTTTCGCATGCGGGCGGCTGTGGCCGGTGGGGCTATCGTCGGTCCCAGTGATGAAGTTCAGCTGGACTTGCAATTGGGAGCGCGTACCCTGGAACGCGTGGAACTTTTTTTGAGAGCGGCCCGAATTCCCGTGATCCTCAGTGAAACAGGAGGGACCTTTACCTGTTGCTTACGTCTGCACTGCCGCGATTGGACTCCGGAAATCGTCCCCGTGGGTAGCCATTTTTTTCGGCCCGCACGTTCCGAAAAGATTTCCAAGCCGGACAAGGAAGCTTTAGAAAGAGCCATCAAAGACGTCAAACCCATTCCCCAAACCGCCTTTAAGATTCTCTCCCTTTTGCGTTCCGAAACTTACCACATGGGAGAAATCAGCCGCGAAATTCGCTTGGACCAGGTGCTGGCGGCCAAGGTGCTGGCCCTGTGCAACTCTCCCGTCTATGGAGCTCCCGAAAAAATCGATTCCTTGGACAGGGCGCTGGTTTTTCTCGGCGAAAGGCGTATCCTGCAAATGGCACTTTCCGTCTTTTTGTCCGCAGTTTTCCCTTCCAGAACCGGCGGCTATTCTTTATGCAAAGGCGGTCTTTTTCAGCATGCCGTTACAACGGCGCTGGGAGCCGAATTCATGGCCAAGCGGCTCGGGCTTCCCCAAGGGCGAGCCTACACTTACGGGTTGCTGCATGACATCGGAAAGATCGTCCTGGATCAATTGGTAGCCGAGAACGCCCCTCTGTTCTACCGACAAGCCCAGCATGGCGACCGCCCATTGAAAGAGATCGAAAAAGAATTTTTCGGCATGGATCACACGGAAGTGGGAGCTCTTTTGGTCCAACACTGGAACATACCCATGGACGTGGCCGATGTGATTGCCGGACACCATAGCTCGAAGGCGGAGGGCGTTTCGGCCACTCCTGAAGAGGTGGCCCTCATCACCGTGGCCGATTTCATCACAAACCGGTTTCTCGCGGGAAGTCAATTGGAACGGCTGGATCCACGACCCGTGATTCCTGCGCTGCAACGTTGTGGCATGAGTCCGGAAGGATTGGAAAAAATGATCGCCGGAATGCCCCTTGACCTCATGCGCCAACAAGCTTCCGGCTTTTAA
- a CDS encoding cyclic nucleotide-binding domain-containing protein, with protein sequence MKAGQEVLESIGQRIIFDKGDKILFQGTQQRCLYYVERGAVEVAFGQNGTTIAVAYLGPGEFFGETGFFDGVSRVRDVRAAERTVLRLVDWESMEALRFKDPHRYSLFITDVARSVCAKFRRVLDEREPLTAYADSLSTGRRQFYEARPVPDDFIRTRQGAIVHELVEKTKADFFDLSYAVQKNGNPQHVRELQERCTAILDQLNQNLQDLEPLIAESEFQDYVWGYVFREIFPYFMRSRFAERAYYKPKGYAGDFLMMEMIYKNEPAGDGKLGLLVDTWCLNTPASRAVRGRRSLLAQELKRHVVRKCGSNEPVRILNLACGPSREFFDFLKEYPLQDPVEATLMDADVEALHYVNTKVNTFPHGAKIRYLNENAVRWALGRTRQELPPQDIIYSAGLTDYLDRRLFNTLIRRCYEQLKPGGCLIVGNFSPSNPNRAVMDHILNWKLIYRTEKDLRDIFAETSFRHRVRCLSEPEGINLFAVAYREPAAEAC encoded by the coding sequence ATGAAAGCCGGGCAGGAAGTCTTGGAATCCATCGGGCAGAGGATCATTTTCGACAAGGGCGACAAGATCCTTTTTCAAGGCACTCAGCAACGGTGTCTTTATTATGTGGAACGGGGCGCCGTGGAGGTAGCCTTTGGCCAGAACGGAACGACCATTGCTGTTGCTTATCTCGGCCCCGGGGAATTTTTCGGTGAAACGGGCTTTTTCGACGGTGTTTCGAGAGTGCGGGATGTGCGTGCCGCCGAACGAACCGTCCTTCGCCTTGTCGATTGGGAATCCATGGAGGCTTTACGCTTTAAAGATCCGCACCGCTACAGCCTCTTTATCACGGATGTGGCGCGATCGGTCTGTGCCAAGTTTCGCCGTGTTCTGGATGAACGAGAACCCCTGACGGCCTATGCCGACTCCCTATCCACAGGACGCAGACAGTTTTATGAAGCCCGCCCGGTTCCCGACGACTTCATTCGCACACGCCAAGGAGCCATCGTTCATGAACTGGTGGAAAAAACCAAGGCAGATTTCTTTGATCTGAGCTATGCCGTGCAAAAGAACGGCAACCCTCAACACGTGCGAGAACTCCAGGAACGATGCACGGCCATCCTCGACCAGCTGAACCAAAACCTTCAGGATTTGGAACCGCTCATCGCTGAAAGTGAATTTCAAGATTATGTTTGGGGTTATGTGTTCAGGGAAATTTTTCCCTACTTCATGAGAAGCCGTTTTGCGGAACGGGCCTATTACAAACCGAAAGGGTATGCCGGCGACTTTCTTATGATGGAAATGATTTACAAGAATGAACCTGCAGGAGACGGAAAGCTGGGGCTCCTTGTGGATACGTGGTGTCTAAACACGCCGGCTTCTCGAGCGGTACGGGGACGTCGGTCATTGCTTGCCCAAGAATTAAAGCGGCATGTGGTTAGAAAGTGTGGTTCCAATGAACCCGTTCGCATTCTCAATCTTGCCTGCGGGCCCAGTCGAGAATTTTTTGATTTTCTCAAAGAATATCCCCTACAGGATCCTGTGGAAGCCACCTTGATGGACGCCGATGTGGAAGCCCTACATTACGTCAATACCAAAGTGAACACCTTTCCTCATGGAGCCAAAATCCGTTATCTGAATGAAAACGCCGTGCGTTGGGCTCTGGGCCGAACCCGTCAGGAGCTGCCTCCACAGGACATTATCTATTCAGCCGGCTTAACCGATTATTTGGACCGACGGCTCTTTAACACTTTGATCCGTCGATGCTACGAACAGTTAAAACCCGGAGGATGCCTCATTGTCGGCAACTTTTCTCCATCCAACCCGAATAGAGCTGTCATGGACCATATTTTGAATTGGAAGCTGATATACAGAACAGAAAAGGATCTACGGGACATATTTGCCGAAACGTCTTTTAGGCATCGTGTGCGCTGCCTTTCGGAACCGGAAGGGATCAATCTTTTTGCCGTCGCGTATCGTGAACCTGCAGCCGAGGCTTGCTGA
- a CDS encoding M20/M25/M40 family metallo-hydrolase, translated as MQELLDLTKTLITFRTMHSRPDEIGRCADFIESFLRNIPVTVQRMDQEGVPSLWVGPSRRRVPVLFMSHLDVVDAPESLFEPVERDGRLYGRGSIDDKYAVALSMILLKQHMKELAARGQGQEELPFGILITGDEEIGGYHGALAVLPHIAADFAIALDGGSLREIIVKEKGILRLRLTARGKSAHGARPWLGRNAIEILMEDLMAVKGLFAMETEDHWHPTLNIGLIRGGRSVNQVPDTAEAHLDIRYTENDDPGALAEAVRRTVRSHVEVLEQEPLFIGETAGPVQTLLRLVPDARLGQAHGASDARFLSQFGIPGIVWGADGEESQHAEDEHVVIESLFRLYEVLDQFVRLVGRG; from the coding sequence ATGCAAGAGCTGCTCGATTTGACCAAGACACTCATCACCTTTCGTACCATGCATTCGCGACCGGATGAAATTGGTCGCTGCGCCGACTTCATTGAATCCTTTCTACGAAATATTCCTGTGACCGTGCAACGCATGGATCAGGAAGGTGTTCCATCCCTTTGGGTTGGACCTTCAAGAAGGCGGGTTCCGGTGCTTTTCATGAGCCACTTGGACGTGGTGGATGCTCCGGAATCCTTGTTCGAACCTGTGGAACGTGACGGGCGCCTTTACGGACGCGGAAGCATCGATGACAAGTATGCAGTGGCCCTGTCTATGATCCTTCTCAAGCAACACATGAAAGAACTTGCAGCGAGAGGTCAAGGTCAGGAAGAGCTTCCGTTCGGTATTCTCATCACAGGGGATGAGGAAATAGGGGGGTATCACGGAGCCCTTGCGGTTCTTCCGCATATTGCCGCCGATTTCGCCATCGCTTTGGACGGCGGCAGTTTGCGAGAAATCATCGTTAAGGAAAAGGGTATTCTGCGCCTTCGTTTGACGGCTCGAGGCAAGAGCGCTCATGGAGCTCGTCCGTGGCTGGGGCGAAACGCCATTGAAATCCTCATGGAGGATCTCATGGCCGTTAAAGGTTTGTTTGCCATGGAAACAGAAGATCATTGGCATCCCACGCTCAATATCGGCCTCATTCGCGGCGGGCGTTCCGTCAACCAGGTTCCTGACACCGCGGAAGCGCACTTGGATATTCGATACACGGAAAACGATGATCCTGGGGCTCTTGCTGAAGCCGTGCGACGCACCGTTCGTTCCCATGTGGAAGTGTTGGAACAGGAACCTCTCTTCATCGGAGAAACCGCAGGACCTGTTCAGACACTTTTGCGCCTTGTTCCGGACGCTCGATTGGGTCAAGCCCACGGGGCTTCCGATGCCCGTTTTCTTTCCCAATTCGGTATTCCCGGAATTGTCTGGGGAGCTGATGGAGAAGAAAGCCAGCATGCGGAAGATGAACATGTGGTCATTGAGAGTCTTTTTCGCCTCTATGAAGTGTTGGACCAGTTCGTGCGCCTCGTAGGAAGAGGCTGA